The DNA region AAGAGTAAAATGTatcataaagaaaacaatgtaaaTCAAAGTATCAACTCataacaaacaaaagagaattatttttaaattaacagaTACAAGTAGTTtaggaaataaattatgaagTAATAAAAGTTCAAGTTAATTTGCACTCTTTGTCTTTTGACATACTCTTACATGTATACCCCCATAAATTTGGGAGGGAGGGAGGTTACCTgccctgtttgttttgttagcACTGATCAGTTGATAGTTATCCAACCACCTTCAGTTTTTCAACAGATGTCCAACTAATTAACCTCTATTCAGCAAAAAAGACAGAACAAAACATACTACTGTGCTACTGCATACTGCCACATACTGCTGCAGACCATGCCAAGCCTGAAGAAACTTACTGAAGAGCTCTGCTAGGAAATCATAagttgcctttttcttttcccccAATAAGTAAAGATCTAGCATTCCCTTCACCCATTCTCATTTTCACCAAAACTAGGTTTTGTAGCCACATCAATTTCAATGGCCATTGCCTTCATTTCAAAGTTACCGGTATATATACTACTGTACACTATCTATAAACAGGATGGGAATGATTTCACAAGGTTGTATTATCCATCCTTCAAAAAACCAGAGCTTAACAAATAGTTATCCAGGTGTCACACAGGTATGGTCATTAGGTTAAATTATATCCATTACAACATGTGCCTAAAATTACATCAATCAGCAAGGTTAAATCAACCACACCAAGTTCACGATAAAAACTTTTCCTAACAGTTCCTATCTGATAGAAAGTGAAAGAGCAAGATCTCTCCCCATGTGTGTTGTCTCACAAGAATACTGTCTTGTTTTAGCTCTATCCTGTACACATTTTGTATCCCAAGGAGAAAAATGTATCACTGAACATTTCCCTTTATcttccttctttatttctcttccCTTTCTCTTCTAAGAAGAAATGCAAACAAACACATGTGCCAGCAATTCACATTGTAGACAAAATTTCATCTGCAATCTGGGTTTCAAGTGGTCCTAAAGCTGAAAAGAGAAGGCAGAATATTAACTGATGGGGATCATGCCAGAAAATCAACATCTACCTAATAGGTacatatataaaaaatataactgCCAAATAAAAGTTTGAGAGGAAATCAGAAAATATGGAACTCAAAATATAATAATACATCACAtattaaaatagtttgaataTTGCCTTGCAAAGCAAACCATAAACAGGGAATTTTAATTACCTCCTGGTATTTCAGGAAAGACAGCATCCTGATCACCACTACTAAATATTCCAACAATATCCACATCATTATCAGAGGCACCATTGGGTTTTAATGGAGAACCTCCAGGCAGCAGATCTACCGCAGGAACAATGGTGCTAGGTATAGCTGATGATAACGTTGACAATGGATCAGCATGTGAACTTACTGATCCTGTAACAAGGCAAAACATGAAGAAATGAAGACTCcacaataataaaaatttctAATTTGCACTCCAAGTTGCTTCTTTCCTATTCTTAGATCCCAATCCCTGATAAGCATGTGAGCTTCCTAATGCTGTaacaagacaaaacatgaagaaatgaagacttaacaataataaaaatttctAATTTGCACTCCAAGTTGCTTCTTTCCTATTCTTAGATCCCAATCCCTGGTAAGCATGTGAGCTTACTGATgctgtgacaagacaaaacacaaagaaatgaagactcaacaataataaaaatgtctAATTTGCACTCCAAATTGCTTCTTTCCTATTCTTAGATCCCAATCCCTGGTAAGCATGTGAGCTTACTGATGCTGTGACAAGACAAACCACAAAGAAATGAAGActcaacaataataaaaatttctAATTTGCACTCCAAGTTACTCCTTTTCTATTCTTAGATTCCAGTCCCTGGTGATTTGCATTTAATATATACTATTGCACATAACACTGCATGAAGTAACAGTTGTACTGTTTATTACCTTGCTCTGTTTTCCGCTTCTTGCTTTGGGATTCACTGCTCAAAGATGCTTGTTGAGAAGTTTTACTCTTTGCTTTCTGTGTATTAAGTGGGGAATTTTCTTGTTCATGAATCCTTCTCTTCAATGCAGATTTTATTTGTGCCCTTGTACATTAAATAACAAGAAACAAATTCAATATTAGTCCTGTAAGCTGAAAGACTTGCTATGCACATGTATATCACAAACAGAAGTAGTAATATTCTATCTCTCAACATATAAAAAGAGGTGCTACTTCAGTAGGtaacaaacaattttatttgtctacACCTTGAACATAAACTGTTGCTcagttgaaaaacaaatgccaaaaataacttccaatcaatcaatcaatcaatttatttaatgtGGTCAGAATGCTTAGCTAAACGCTAGTTTACAGGTACGCCACAGGTACTTACTTTACAGGTACTTCCCTTATAGTGGGAAGCATATCTCCTTTTGTGGAAGTTAACAGGTTATAAGATCAGCAACATGGATAATATTGGATACCTCAGTCAATGAAATTAAACTATTAAGTACATTGGTCAATGCTGTATGCCAGAGTTTTATTTATCGGAATTTACATATCTGCAATTTCTTGCAACTAGATTAATAGTAAATCCTTGCATTTTCATAAttctatttcatttatttcattacaagcagtaaatatataattttattatacAAACATCAATAAAATACCAGGTGAGCATTTGTGCAAAACATGTTACTGTATCTTCACACTAAGATCACTGTTGTTATAATTACATATAAAAAATTGTACCTTTTGATGCAACACCTTTGATTTAGTATTTCATtggtatttttaaattaaaaagaatattaCATGGCTGCTTggagatatgaaatttctcttctggTGTTGAAAAGTATTACACAAGCTTGCTTCCCTTACttgtgaaacatttttcaagacTCCACGAGAAACTTCGTATCTCTATGCAGTCATGTAATGTCTTTTATACAATGATtaataatgaagaagaaaaataaatggtgTGAAAACCTAAAAACCATCAAGGTGTGTTACTTTATGGTGTCTCTCAAGATAAAAGGATGAATAtattaggtaaaaaaaaacaacctaaaatatttcttcaatatgatcaaacaaaattataataTCTCTAAAATACATAttaaatgggaaaaaaagaggTTGACGTTGTTACATTGCCCTAGGGAAaaccatgaaaaattaaaaaatagaatttctAAACGTATATGAACAAGGTATAAAAACTGCCTCCCTCTTCCCCATTCAAATGGCTGATACATTTTGAGGAAGCCCCTCAACTCACACCTGAAGCAGCTTAAAGCCCAGGCCTTAATAGTTGAGGGCAGTAGGATATTAAATATATCCTATATATATATCCTAAAAATTTGGataaaaatagaattaaaaaagaattgcacTTTGCAGACTTTATGGTGAACATTTGGAAGTGGGTGCTAACCTGCAATAGTGCTAGACAATGAAAAGTCAATGTACAGATGGAGGTCAAAGGTAAAATCACTACTGAATGTTCAAAAAGCCTTTTAGCCAGTAAAGCTCAAAACTTCTCAACATCAAGAATAAGTCTTTCTGCTATACCTTTAACGTAATATACATCTTCATCATGTTTGATGCCAAAAGTCAGTTGATGACTATATCCCAAAggtaattaattaattttttttcaataacatcCAAATTCAACTACTTACACAGACTTGCTTTTCACTTGCCCACTGATCTTCTTCAAGTCATCTCCAAACCTCTTGACTGCACTTCTtaacatttcaatttcttcatctcCCCACTTGCCACTGTTGCTTTAACAGATTGAAAGACAATTAAAGGTGGAAGTGGAATGGAGAAAGATTTATGTCCGTATTTGGAATCTCTTATTAGGTGATAAACTCATGCAAACCTGGTGATTTGAGCTGCTGGTTATCAAACGACATTCAGTCACCCTGATTCATAAAATAATTACAGGTATAAATTATTTACCATAGTGGAGGTGAACAGTGGCAGATATTTACCAAGCCAGGAAGTGGCAAGGTActggtaaatatccaccactttcaagGACATTGGGGTAAATAATTGTGTCAGTGCATAAcacacagataccaaaaaattagaccatttggttttatcaactaagttgcttatgtaaattggccaccgtagagagtttcaaagctgacatttcaagcatgaGCCCTTCATCAGAaccaaaaaattggtttatttctTGCAATATACTTAAAAATGGTCCAAAATTAAATTCTTGATGTATTGTTTTGTCTCATCAGCTGCTAAGAGTTGAACAGcacttgctattcacttctaAACTAGCAAAGAAAGGTGTGCAAAAAACACTATTCCCTTGTGTGGTGTATAGTCTATTATAAAATGTCCAGAGAAATATGCACGCTGTGATTAGTCAGAAtgagttcattatatttccataaagcacgcaCCTTGCGTCACATGAGTGCAgtgttgagatataatgcacaCAGCCTATGTCATCAGTATAAGCGTGTGCAATTCataatacattttataaaagaaataaaaaaaattgttccatgagcattgttgagttatatgagcacttgggaatttttaagatcACTCAAGAAAAATTCCCACTTGCTTTTATAACTCAATGATGCACTTggtgcatttttattttttttaacagtttttatcCATCCCCAAGATAATATTTAATAGAACAAGCAATTAAAAAGTCAAAATAGAGATTAATTGAGCTTGCATACATTTATTTCCATATCAGTTTTAAATGCcagtaattttggaaaatgtttttgcacGAGCAAAGCAATAACATCATCTCAGTTTATTCTCACACTAATCACTAAGCTACACTTAATGTATAAACTTGCAAACCTTGTAGTTGTTGTCAAGGGTGACGTGGAGGTATCATTATTCAGTGGATGCAGCTGCATTGTTAACTCACCCAAATGTGAGAAAGCTTCCCCAGCAGCCGTAAAAATCTCTGCAACCTAAGTTGTAGTATCTTATTGTGTTATTATCTAGACAACTCCAAAAGAAGTCACTTCTATGATAATCTCTCTACTTAGAGACTGACTCTTTCCACTAAGCCATGAACATTTATCAAGGCCTCCTCTCCAAagcttccttccttccttccttcctttagACCCCAGTCTAATTTATGTTTTATCTATGGTGCCTCCTTTTGTgggaaatttgataaaaataaaaagataaccCACTCTGTTTGTAAAATGTTATGAGAAATATGATTACCACATAAGGATCAAATTATGTGTCCATTTCCAATGCTGTGAAGCTCCTCATTTCTAACAAATTATTCCTAATTAGCTTATAGATATTTATGAAGTATCAGAATTTCTCCTGTTTCAGAAGCACGATACCCTTAATGCATAAAGGAAATGAACCATCTATATCTTCAATGGTGAAAATAACAATACCCTCGTGGAGACTTGGTCTCAGAACATGGCTATTTTTCCTATAGTTGCTTTTACTAATGAAAAACTTAATACCTTTGATGCTGATGAGCTCATCTTTGAAATCTTCTGATCACTTCATCACATATCAAAAGTGACAAAATTTGTAAATGGCACAgaactgagacaaaaaaaatgagtAGATAAAAAAACGAGATAGAACAAccacaaaatttaagaaagtggATGTAAACATGATCATTCGAAGTACCAATTCACAATCAGGATTCTTGACTTTAGAACTACCTTACTCAATTTGAATTCTAGTTTCATAAAATTAAGAGACGTGATCttaattttagaattttgaatGAGAGTTCAGTCCAACACAGAACAAGGACACTGAATTACGAAAAAGATGTCTCAAAGTGAGTAAGAATGACTTTAAAAACAGgaaatttcataattttactTACATTACCGAGTTCTTTTCGTGGAACAAGAAACCGGAGCCCTCGCTAAATTGTAATTTGTTCTTTGCATGAATcatattttggaatattttctAACTACTCATAGCGCCATCGTGtcgtttatttttcttgaaacaacGAAACCTACCTTGTAACTAAAATTAGGTTAAAACATCACTCAAATCACTTACCTAGGGGTATTTCGAGAAGAAATATTAAGGAATCTCTGCAACCATACCGTTTGTTCTCACCGCCACTTTGGAGAACAACTACTTACCAGACCTCATGCGAATTGACTCTCTCTCCCCCGTTGGTCCTGGGAACGAGATGGCTTATCTGGAGGAAAGATGAAACAAGATAAAACATCTGACAACGCTTTCACATCAAGTCAATAATTGGATAACTATATTACAATATCATTAATTCAGTAACAGAGGTAGATAAAATACTCATAAGTTATATATAATGAtaattacaatttaaaataGTGAGgaacatttttcattaaaaaaatctaaaagaCATACATTATAtacaaataagaaaataaaacagcGATCAATTATTTCTGATATACGAGGCAGTAATCTTTAAATAATAAGTACTTTGAACTAGCACGAATGTTACTTAGTAAAGTATTCCAGTCCCTTATTGTTCTTGGAAGATAACTATAAAGATAATAATCATGGTTGCAACTTGGTTGAATAGATGAAATATTATGAAACGATGTAGTAAAACACTGTTTAGGTAAGAATTAATTAGGTATTGGCAATGCAATCAAGCTATTAACCGCTAAGTAAAATAGCCTCAATTGATGAACTTTACGTCCATCCTCTAATTTATCTAAGTTCAATGATTTTAACATTTATGTAACCGAAGTAGTTCTGTCATAATCTATTTTAATGAATCTGGCTCCGCGTCGCTGGACTGCCTTAAGGGTCCCACACAGCTGAGGCATACTCCAAGTTCGGTCCGACAATAGTTGTATAAGCTAAGCGCTTACTAATTTCAGAGCAGGGATAAAGGTTGCGCTTTACAAAGCGCATAATAGAATGAAAGTTACCATGGATGGTGTTTAACACTGGAAAGGCCAAAAAAAGGCTTAATAGCTAATTCAAAAGTCTTCGTGATTATCTTTCTGAGAGAATACAAGGATCTGCTGGCACATATTCATAATGAATCATTTCCATTGGGCACCCAATCACAGGATAATCCGTTAAGTAACGGTCTAGTCGCTCGaaagtcatctcgcccgaaatCATTTCGCCTGGAAACTGtgtcatgtcgcccgaaatcTTAGTCACGTCGCCCAAAATAAGAAGCAAAGTCacacgaagaaacaaatactgaaaaaacCAGACTTACAGATTATTAACAGGTaataaaattgagaaatctTTATCAATGAAACGCTGGTTATGATGAGATTTACTCGTTTCGATCGCTTTGCTTTGCTTCGCTGCGTATTTTGCATCGATTCGTTTGGTCGATGAAACAAATTAAGCATTTAGACATTTGTGACTACAATGATAGTTCTCATTAGTTTAGAGATTCGTAATACTGTTTAATCGAGTTATAGGTTGAGTTATAATAGCATTGTTTATGTTTGCTATATACGTCCCTGGAACGTTTGAATCAGGTCGCATTGACAGTGACATTTCATTATTGAAGGAATGATTGGTAATGTAAGATAATGCACCAAAACGGTGTTCCGATCGATCCGTACCTTCAGCGGTTTCTAAAATATGTCATTCTGATGTCTTTTACAAGTGATAAAACTTGACTTTTTATCTCTGGtgacataactaaaatttcgggtGATATGACTCAGGTTCCGGGCGACAGGACTAAAATTTTGGGCGATATGACTCAGTTCCtggcgacatgacttcgggcgagataACTGCCGTGCGACTTGACCGTAGACCATCCGTTGGAGTTCAGAcgaaaaattattatcaaaatttgatttttctatcataatgatttattttaattaacaattggttcatacgtcagcgtgcgttcatcgagatatgaagcacgcgggaagtttggagagcactcaagaagctagagttgctctcagctacgcctcgagcaactcttacgcatctttcgtgctctccaaacttcccgcgtgcttcatatctcgatgaacgcacgctgacgtatgaaccaattgttttataacattttcaacccgatggaaaatttgttttctcgagggatttgtttgctgacgtcatgagcgtgcaaaataggaatatgaagcacactcgcgcaattgaatttgattacacaaatttactagctgtTACTACCACGACTgccaaacgcaaaaacaggcagcgaagcaacatcctctggtacaaccctccatgcagcaagaacgtcagcaccaatatcggacacaatttcctcagcctaatcgacaaacatttccctaaggatcacagcctccgcaaaatatttaaccgcaacaccatcaaaatcagttacagctgtatgaataacaccaaacaggtcatcgacaaccacaacaagcgcatcttacactcgtcccactcatcttacacgaaagacaacaaagacggcacgggaaccaacaaaacatgcaactgccgatAAAAGAgcaattgcccgctcaatggtaactgccttcaatcctcagtcgtttatcaagccaccgtcacacggaacgacagcaacacctctgaaacatacattagactcacagaaaccgacttcaaaacaagacacagaaatcacaccgcatcattccgccacgccaagcacaaaaactctaccgaacttagcaaacacatctggacactcaagaacgacaacattgactattctatttcatggcgcgttttatcatctaactctccctacaacagctccagtaaaagatgcaacctctgcctaaaagaaaaattcctgataatttaccgacccgacctctcatcactaaataagcgtaacgaactcgtatcttcatgccgacacagaaacaaagcgttgctacgcaacagctgaactttaaagtttttaagtttaccgcgtattatgtaaattttcctagtatataaacgatagtcacatgaatattctttcattaaacccctgaagagtgaagcgattcacgaaacaggcttgtcgggaaatgtagttgcgtccttttttcctctcataatatttatatatatatatatatatataaagaaaaaaatagggAAAACTATATGCTACATTTGTGCAGTATTTTGTCTTGCTCTGACAAATACTGAAATGTTTCTGACTTAAAAGTTCTTAAGTCTTTAGCCTGTAATTCTTTAGGTAAATTGTTCCATTCTTTTCCTGCTGCAGATTTAAATGTTGACTCGCCCATAGCAGATTTTACTTCAGGCAAGTGAATTTCTCGGGTATCTCTTAAGGACCTGCCATAAAGTTCTGATCTGAAATTCATATAGCTCTGAAGTTGCGTGGGACATCGGTGgttattaacaattttaaacactaGCTAAAGACGCATATATCGTCGCCTACTGGATAACGTAAGAAGAATAgaaattattttccttaaaatatgtCCTGTATAAGCCGCTACAGTAGAACCTCGACTTAGCAAACCTCTTTGGTTCCTCGAAGTCCTCGGTGTAACGAACGATACTCTTCAGCCCGGACAAAGTTATAGTAAAATGTATGGGACAGAACCTCGATACAACGAAATCCTCTTTATAACGAACACAATCCAGAAGCCCAAACGTAGAATATACCCGATATAATGAACAAATGT from Pocillopora verrucosa isolate sample1 chromosome 1, ASM3666991v2, whole genome shotgun sequence includes:
- the LOC131798441 gene encoding chromatin complexes subunit BAP18-like isoform X2 gives rise to the protein MSSSASKVAEIFTAAGEAFSHLGELTMQLHPLNNDTSTSPLTTTTSGKWGDEEIEMLRSAVKRFGDDLKKISGQVKSKSVAQIKSALKRRIHEQENSPLNTQKAKSKTSQQASLSSESQSKKRKTEQGSVSSHADPLSTLSSAIPSTIVPAVDLLPGGSPLKPNGASDNDVDIVGIFSSGDQDAVFPEIPGALGPLETQIADEILSTM
- the LOC131798441 gene encoding chromatin complexes subunit BAP18-like isoform X1, translating into MSSSASKVAEIFTAAGEAFSHLGELTMQLHPLNNDTSTSPLTTTTSNSGKWGDEEIEMLRSAVKRFGDDLKKISGQVKSKSVAQIKSALKRRIHEQENSPLNTQKAKSKTSQQASLSSESQSKKRKTEQGSVSSHADPLSTLSSAIPSTIVPAVDLLPGGSPLKPNGASDNDVDIVGIFSSGDQDAVFPEIPGALGPLETQIADEILSTM
- the LOC131798441 gene encoding chromatin complexes subunit BAP18-like isoform X3, whose amino-acid sequence is MSSSASKVAEIFTAAGEAFSHLGELTMQLHPLNNDTSTSPLTTTTSNSGKWGDEEIEMLRSAVKRFGDDLKKISGQVKSKSVAQIKSALKRRIHEQENSPLNTQKAKSKTSQQASLSSESQSKKRKTEQAIPSTIVPAVDLLPGGSPLKPNGASDNDVDIVGIFSSGDQDAVFPEIPGALGPLETQIADEILSTM